One genomic region from Methanocaldococcus fervens AG86 encodes:
- the hmd gene encoding 5,10-methenyltetrahydromethanopterin hydrogenase has protein sequence MKVAILGAGCYRTHAAAGITNFMRASQVAKEVGKPEIALTHSTITMGAELLHLVPDVKEVIVSDPCFAEEPGLVIIDEFDPKEVMEAHLNGNPESIMPKIREVVKAKAKELPKPPKACIHFVHPEDVGLKVTADDREAVADADIVLTWLPKGNKQPDIIKKFADAIPEGAIVTHACTIPTTKFAKIFKDLGRDDLNITSYHPGCVPEMKGQVYIAEGYASEEAVNKLYEIGKIARGNAYRMPANLIGPVCDMCSAVTATVYAALLAYRDAVTKILGAPADFAQMMADEALTQLHNLMKEKGIANMEEALDPGALLGTADSMCFGPLADVLPTALKVLEKHKKQ, from the coding sequence ATGAAAGTAGCAATATTAGGTGCAGGATGTTACAGAACCCACGCAGCTGCAGGTATAACCAATTTCATGAGAGCTTCACAAGTTGCTAAAGAAGTAGGAAAACCAGAAATCGCTTTAACACACTCAACAATTACAATGGGAGCTGAGCTTTTACACTTAGTTCCTGATGTTAAAGAGGTTATTGTTTCAGATCCATGCTTTGCTGAAGAGCCAGGGTTAGTTATTATCGATGAATTTGATCCAAAAGAAGTTATGGAAGCTCACTTAAACGGAAACCCTGAAAGCATAATGCCAAAAATCAGAGAAGTTGTTAAGGCAAAGGCAAAAGAGTTGCCAAAACCACCAAAAGCATGTATACACTTTGTCCACCCAGAAGACGTTGGTTTAAAAGTAACAGCAGATGATAGAGAAGCGGTAGCAGATGCAGACATAGTTTTAACATGGTTACCAAAAGGAAATAAACAGCCAGACATTATTAAGAAGTTTGCAGACGCAATCCCAGAAGGAGCTATCGTAACTCACGCATGTACAATTCCAACAACAAAATTCGCAAAAATCTTTAAGGATTTAGGAAGAGACGACTTAAACATTACATCATATCACCCAGGATGTGTTCCAGAAATGAAAGGACAAGTTTACATTGCTGAAGGATACGCAAGTGAAGAGGCAGTTAACAAATTATACGAAATCGGTAAGATCGCAAGAGGAAACGCATACAGAATGCCAGCTAACTTAATCGGTCCAGTCTGTGACATGTGTTCAGCAGTTACAGCAACAGTCTATGCTGCTTTATTAGCTTACAGAGATGCAGTTACAAAAATCTTAGGAGCTCCAGCTGACTTCGCTCAAATGATGGCAGATGAAGCATTAACACAGCTCCACAACTTAATGAAAGAGAAAGGAATCGCTAACATGGAAGAAGCTTTAGATCCAGGAGCATTGTTAGGAACTGCAGACAGTATGTGCTTTGGTCCATTAGCAGATGTCTTACCAACAGCTTTAAAAGTCTTAGAAAAACACAAAAAACAATAA
- the hmdB gene encoding 5,10-methenyltetrahydromethanopterin hydrogenase cofactor biosynthesis protein HmdB: MVFKKIEENFKELKDGNKEFIKNGLIDKDETLKLFKIDKWKDYLQLFRLASEVRDFFKKEIEITSTIHITNICKVHPKCLYCGFAAGTSKEGYYKPFRLTDEEIKKSAIAIEESGIRRVSCSSAHGYGGKEVIRALKIVKENTNLEVLVNAGADLTEEAVKELKKYEIDTICCNLETINEELFKKVKPGEELEDRIRVCKLVNKYGIELSSGLLIGIGESYEDRVEHLFYLKNELEVGEIPIMGFNPYKGTPMENHPKCSALEQAKTIAITRLLFPNIRITSPTPTIGAELVQFALFAGASNIATVIPKNHPINIKGVGSPKTGNLEEVVKMIMDLGLKPKLDWEKFENYLKTY; encoded by the coding sequence ATGGTATTTAAAAAGATAGAGGAGAATTTTAAAGAATTAAAAGATGGAAACAAAGAATTTATAAAAAATGGGCTTATAGATAAAGATGAGACGTTAAAATTATTTAAAATAGACAAATGGAAAGATTATCTGCAATTATTTAGATTAGCTTCAGAAGTTAGGGACTTTTTTAAGAAAGAGATTGAAATAACTTCAACCATACACATAACAAATATCTGTAAGGTTCATCCAAAGTGTCTATATTGCGGTTTTGCAGCTGGAACATCAAAAGAAGGCTATTATAAGCCATTTAGATTAACAGATGAGGAAATAAAAAAATCGGCAATAGCCATTGAAGAGAGTGGTATAAGAAGAGTTAGTTGCTCTTCTGCACATGGTTATGGAGGTAAAGAGGTAATTAGAGCTTTAAAAATAGTTAAAGAGAATACAAACTTAGAGGTTTTAGTTAATGCTGGGGCTGATTTAACTGAAGAAGCTGTAAAAGAATTAAAAAAATATGAAATTGATACAATCTGCTGTAATTTGGAAACAATAAATGAAGAACTTTTTAAAAAGGTTAAACCAGGAGAAGAGTTAGAAGATAGGATAAGAGTTTGTAAATTGGTCAATAAATATGGCATTGAGCTCTCATCTGGTTTGTTAATTGGTATTGGAGAGAGTTATGAAGACAGAGTGGAGCATTTATTTTATTTAAAAAATGAGTTGGAGGTTGGAGAGATACCAATAATGGGATTCAATCCATACAAAGGAACGCCTATGGAAAATCATCCAAAGTGCTCTGCTTTAGAGCAGGCTAAGACAATAGCCATAACAAGGCTGCTGTTTCCAAATATTAGGATCACATCCCCAACACCAACAATTGGAGCTGAATTGGTTCAATTTGCCTTATTTGCTGGAGCAAGCAATATAGCCACCGTTATCCCTAAAAATCATCCAATAAACATTAAAGGAGTAGGTAGTCCAAAAACTGGTAATTTAGAGGAAGTTGTTAAGATGATTATGGATTTGGGATTAAAACCAAAATTGGATTGGGAGAAGTTTGAAAATTATTTAAAAACTTACTAA
- the cofG gene encoding 7,8-didemethyl-8-hydroxy-5-deazariboflavin synthase subunit CofG gives MISREEAINFLNSTSSKEILDKLAQINNTFKREYITYSKNVFIPLSKWCRNRCGYCIFREDKPILMKPNDVKEILLKGDKLGCREALFTFGENVDENKEIKEQLKSMGYESILEYLYDLEEWTLNNTSLLPHTNCGILSYDELKMLREVNASMGLMLENASERLMDTIAHKHSPGKHPKLRIEMIENAGKLKIPFTTGLLIGIGETNEEIVDSLFKIKEIHEKYGHIQEVIIQNFRAKKGIPMEKYKEPSPIKMLKVIILAKLILSDISIQIPPNLNRETGQLFLLAGVDDWGGVSPLTKDYVNPEAEWPEVKELREWTEELGLKLKMRLPVYDKYISREWLSEKVYSKIVEIGWLKE, from the coding sequence TAAGTTAGCTCAAATTAACAATACATTTAAGAGGGAATACATAACCTACTCAAAAAACGTCTTTATTCCATTATCAAAGTGGTGTAGAAATAGATGCGGATATTGCATTTTTAGAGAAGATAAGCCAATTTTAATGAAACCAAATGACGTTAAAGAAATTTTATTAAAAGGGGATAAGTTAGGTTGTAGAGAGGCTTTATTTACATTCGGAGAGAATGTAGATGAAAATAAAGAGATTAAAGAGCAGTTAAAATCTATGGGTTATGAAAGCATTTTAGAATATCTCTACGATTTAGAGGAGTGGACATTAAATAACACTTCCTTATTGCCCCATACTAACTGTGGAATATTAAGCTATGATGAGTTAAAGATGCTTAGAGAGGTTAATGCATCCATGGGTTTGATGTTAGAAAACGCCTCTGAAAGGTTAATGGATACAATAGCCCATAAACACAGCCCTGGAAAACATCCAAAGTTAAGGATAGAGATGATTGAAAATGCTGGAAAGTTGAAGATACCATTCACAACAGGTTTGTTGATTGGAATTGGCGAAACAAATGAAGAGATTGTCGATTCTTTATTCAAAATAAAGGAGATTCACGAAAAGTACGGGCATATACAGGAGGTTATAATTCAAAACTTTAGGGCTAAGAAAGGAATTCCAATGGAAAAATATAAGGAGCCATCGCCAATAAAGATGTTAAAAGTTATTATTTTAGCAAAGCTAATTTTGAGCGATATTTCAATCCAAATTCCTCCAAATTTAAATAGGGAAACTGGACAGTTGTTTTTATTAGCTGGAGTTGATGATTGGGGAGGAGTTTCTCCATTAACAAAAGATTATGTAAATCCAGAGGCAGAGTGGCCAGAAGTTAAAGAGTTAAGAGAATGGACTGAAGAGTTGGGGTTGAAATTAAAGATGAGATTACCCGTCTACGATAAATACATAAGTAGAGAGTGGCTGAGTGAGAAAGTTTACAGCAAAATTGTTGAGATAGGATGGTTGAAAGAATAA